The Pseudomonas kermanshahensis genome includes a window with the following:
- a CDS encoding methyl-accepting chemotaxis protein, whose protein sequence is MQDSLRDTLRKIAASSDQLASASEELHTVTEDTSRGLHQQSAEIDQAATAVNQMTAAVEEVANNAVSTADASKGADRTTRDGRDQVNQALASIQHLVDDVTGTSAEIELLANNANEISRVLDVIGAIAGQTNLLALNAAIEAARAGEAGRGFAVVADEVRALAHRTQQSTAEIEQMIVGIQTGTERAVSAMHSSQGRATGTLEVAQSAGQALEVIAEAIASINQRNLVIASASEEQAQVAREVDRNLVNIRDLAMQTSAGANQTSAAAQDLSRLAVDLNGMVAQFKV, encoded by the coding sequence ATGCAAGACAGCCTGCGCGACACCCTGCGCAAGATTGCCGCATCGTCCGACCAGCTGGCCTCGGCCTCGGAAGAGCTGCACACCGTCACGGAGGACACCAGCCGCGGCCTGCACCAGCAAAGTGCGGAGATCGACCAGGCCGCTACTGCTGTCAACCAGATGACAGCCGCCGTGGAAGAAGTGGCGAACAACGCGGTGAGTACCGCAGACGCGTCCAAAGGCGCCGACCGCACCACCCGCGACGGTCGCGACCAGGTCAACCAGGCCTTGGCGTCGATCCAGCACCTGGTCGACGACGTCACCGGTACCTCGGCCGAGATCGAACTGCTGGCCAACAATGCCAACGAGATCAGCCGCGTGCTCGATGTGATCGGCGCGATCGCCGGGCAGACCAACCTGTTGGCGCTCAATGCCGCCATCGAGGCAGCACGGGCCGGTGAGGCAGGCCGTGGCTTTGCGGTAGTCGCCGACGAGGTGCGCGCACTGGCCCACCGGACTCAGCAGTCCACGGCAGAAATCGAACAGATGATCGTGGGTATCCAGACCGGCACCGAGCGCGCGGTAAGCGCCATGCACAGCAGCCAAGGGCGTGCCACGGGCACACTGGAAGTGGCCCAGTCTGCAGGCCAGGCACTTGAGGTGATTGCCGAAGCGATTGCCTCGATCAACCAGCGCAACCTGGTGATCGCCAGTGCGTCGGAGGAACAGGCGCAGGTGGCGCGGGAGGTAGACCGTAACCTGGTGAATATTCGCGACCTGGCGATGCAGACGTCGGCGGGTGCGAATCAGACCAGTGCGGCGGCGCAGGACCTGTCGCGGTTGGCGGTGGACCTGAATGGGATGGTTGCCCAGTTCAAGGTTTGA